One window of the Rufibacter radiotolerans genome contains the following:
- a CDS encoding glycosyltransferase family 4 protein, with amino-acid sequence MKIGYDAKRAFTNTSGLGNYSRFVISGMMTHFPQEEYALFTPRRKEIFKDFFPPVAKTQVVQPDGLGKRFSSLWRTFGLRAALPKHGVQVYHGLSNELPYGLDRDRTKLVVTIHDLIFLRFPELYPTIDRYIYRKKFKDACDMAHQIVAISEQTAQDLEEFFGVGRDKVQVVYQDCDPVFQLIPEKEAQNAVREKYRLPQEFILCVGTLERRKNQLHLLQGWHAAGAPVPLVFIGRKTEYYKEMQAFIAQHRLEEKVLFLPYIPFQELPIIYQLTTLFVYPSIFEGFGIPIVEALNSGVPVITSTGSCFSEAGGSGSRYVSPTDPEAMAQAIQDILSSPDRQKMMVKQGLEHAQIFRPGVTIPQLHRLYEQVFAG; translated from the coding sequence ATGAAGATAGGATACGACGCCAAGCGCGCCTTTACCAATACCTCTGGCCTGGGAAACTACAGCCGCTTTGTCATCTCGGGTATGATGACGCACTTCCCCCAGGAGGAGTACGCCCTGTTCACGCCCCGCCGGAAAGAGATTTTCAAAGACTTTTTCCCGCCGGTGGCCAAGACCCAGGTGGTGCAGCCGGACGGGCTGGGCAAGCGCTTCTCTTCTCTGTGGCGCACCTTCGGGCTGCGGGCTGCCCTGCCCAAGCACGGGGTGCAGGTGTACCACGGCCTCAGCAATGAGCTGCCTTACGGCCTGGACCGCGACCGCACCAAACTGGTGGTCACCATCCATGATCTTATCTTTCTTAGGTTTCCCGAACTCTACCCTACCATTGACCGCTACATTTACCGCAAAAAGTTCAAAGACGCCTGTGACATGGCGCACCAGATTGTGGCCATAAGTGAGCAGACAGCCCAGGATCTGGAGGAATTTTTCGGGGTGGGCCGTGACAAGGTGCAGGTGGTGTACCAGGACTGTGACCCTGTTTTTCAGCTGATTCCGGAAAAAGAGGCCCAAAACGCGGTGCGGGAAAAGTATAGGTTGCCCCAGGAGTTTATCCTGTGCGTAGGCACCCTGGAACGTCGGAAGAACCAACTGCATCTGCTGCAAGGTTGGCATGCCGCCGGGGCACCGGTCCCGCTGGTATTCATCGGGCGCAAGACCGAGTATTACAAAGAGATGCAGGCTTTTATTGCCCAGCACCGCCTGGAGGAAAAGGTCCTGTTTCTGCCCTACATCCCGTTTCAGGAGTTGCCTATCATTTACCAGTTGACTACCCTTTTTGTGTACCCGTCTATCTTTGAAGGCTTCGGGATACCTATTGTGGAGGCCTTGAACAGTGGCGTGCCTGTGATTACCTCTACCGGCTCCTGCTTTTCTGAGGCCGGCGGATCTGGCTCCCGGTACGTCTCCCCTACTGACCCCGAGGCCATGGCCCAGGCCATTCAGGATATCCTCTCCAGCCCAGACCGGCAGAAAATGATGGTGAAGCAAGGCCTGGAACACGCCCAAATATTCCGGCCGGGTGTCACTATTCCGCAGCTGCATAGGCTGTACGAGCAGGTGTTTGCGGGGTAA
- a CDS encoding acyl-CoA carboxylase subunit beta, translating to MDLEFNKNEDSLKQLSFQLKSRHSKVALGGGEKAIAKQHEKGKLTARERIKYLLDEDSEFLEIATFAGEGMYQEYGGCPGGGVVAGIGYVKGRQCMVVANDATVKAGAWFPITAKKNLRAQEIALENRLPVIYLVDSAGVFLPMQDEIFPDKEHFGRMFRNNAIMSSEGIVQISAIMGSCVAGGAYLPIMSDEAMIVEGTGSIFLAGSYLVKAAIGETIDNETLGGASTHSEISGVTDYKFETDQECLDHIRNIFDKMGENPKAGFSRVTSAAPKLDPKEIYGLLPQDRVKPYDMMDIINRLVDNSEFEPYKDLYGQSLICGLARIDGWAVGIVANQRKIVKNKKGEMQMGGVIYSDSADKAARFIMNCNQKKIPLVFLQDVSGFMVGSKAEHGGIIKDGAKMVNAMSNSVVPKFTILIGNSYGAGNYAMCGKAYDPRLIFAWPTAQLAVMSGASAAKTLLQIQVASLKSKGEVITPEAEKELLDKITARYNEQLSPYYAAARLWVDGIIDPLETRKVISMGIEAANHAPITKPFNVGVIQT from the coding sequence ACACAGCAAAGTAGCGCTGGGCGGTGGCGAGAAAGCCATTGCCAAGCAGCACGAGAAAGGCAAACTCACCGCCCGTGAACGCATTAAGTACCTGCTGGATGAGGATTCTGAGTTTCTGGAGATTGCCACCTTTGCCGGTGAGGGCATGTACCAGGAGTATGGCGGCTGCCCGGGCGGTGGGGTGGTGGCCGGTATTGGCTACGTGAAAGGGCGCCAATGTATGGTGGTGGCCAATGACGCCACTGTGAAAGCGGGCGCCTGGTTTCCTATCACAGCCAAAAAGAACCTGCGTGCCCAGGAGATAGCCCTGGAGAACCGCCTGCCGGTTATTTACCTGGTAGACAGCGCCGGCGTATTTTTGCCCATGCAAGACGAGATCTTCCCGGATAAAGAGCACTTTGGGCGCATGTTCAGGAACAACGCCATCATGAGTTCTGAGGGCATCGTGCAAATCTCGGCCATTATGGGTTCCTGCGTGGCGGGCGGCGCGTATTTGCCTATCATGAGCGACGAGGCCATGATTGTGGAAGGCACCGGCTCCATTTTCCTGGCCGGTTCTTACCTAGTGAAGGCCGCCATCGGTGAGACCATTGACAACGAAACGTTAGGCGGCGCCTCTACCCACTCAGAGATCTCGGGCGTGACCGACTATAAATTTGAGACCGACCAGGAGTGCCTGGACCATATCCGGAACATCTTTGACAAGATGGGCGAGAACCCTAAGGCCGGTTTCAGCCGCGTAACCTCGGCAGCCCCTAAGCTGGACCCCAAGGAGATTTACGGCCTGCTACCCCAGGACCGCGTAAAGCCCTATGACATGATGGACATCATCAATCGTCTGGTAGACAACTCTGAGTTTGAGCCTTACAAAGACCTGTACGGGCAGAGCCTGATCTGCGGCCTGGCCCGCATAGACGGCTGGGCCGTGGGTATTGTGGCCAACCAGCGAAAGATTGTCAAGAACAAGAAAGGCGAGATGCAGATGGGCGGCGTGATCTACTCAGACAGCGCAGACAAAGCGGCCCGCTTTATCATGAACTGCAACCAGAAGAAAATTCCGTTGGTGTTTTTGCAAGACGTGTCTGGCTTTATGGTAGGCAGCAAAGCCGAGCACGGCGGCATTATCAAGGACGGCGCCAAAATGGTGAATGCCATGAGCAACAGCGTGGTGCCCAAGTTCACCATCTTAATAGGCAACAGCTATGGCGCGGGTAATTATGCCATGTGCGGCAAGGCCTATGACCCGCGTTTGATCTTCGCCTGGCCCACGGCCCAGTTGGCGGTGATGAGCGGCGCCTCAGCGGCCAAGACCTTGCTCCAGATCCAGGTGGCTTCGCTTAAATCTAAAGGCGAGGTGATTACCCCTGAGGCCGAGAAAGAGCTGCTGGACAAGATCACTGCCCGCTACAATGAGCAGTTGAGCCCGTACTACGCGGCGGCCCGCCTCTGGGTAGACGGCATCATTGATCCCCTGGAAACCCGCAAGGTCATTTCTATGGGCATTGAGGCAGCTAACCACGCACCTATCACCAAGCCTTTCAACGTGGGCGTGATCCAAACCTGA
- a CDS encoding BlaI/MecI/CopY family transcriptional regulator — protein MKELTKAEEQVMQILWQLGQGFVKDILDQLPEPKPAYNTVSTIVRILEKKGFVGYKAYGKTHEYYPLIARDDYRHFYLKNFMAGYFGGSLKRLVSFFAKEENMDLKELEEMLKHVKEDLNNPEDE, from the coding sequence ATGAAAGAGTTAACCAAAGCAGAAGAACAGGTCATGCAGATTCTCTGGCAGCTGGGCCAGGGGTTTGTGAAAGACATTCTGGACCAGTTGCCTGAACCCAAGCCCGCCTACAACACCGTCTCCACCATTGTCCGCATTCTGGAGAAAAAGGGCTTTGTGGGCTACAAGGCCTACGGCAAAACCCATGAGTATTACCCCCTCATTGCCCGCGACGATTACCGCCACTTTTACCTCAAGAATTTTATGGCTGGTTACTTTGGCGGGTCGCTCAAACGGTTGGTTTCCTTCTTTGCCAAGGAAGAGAACATGGACCTGAAAGAGCTGGAAGAAATGTTGAAACATGTAAAAGAAGACCTTAACAACCCTGAAGATGAATGA
- a CDS encoding M56 family metallopeptidase, with protein MNETLLQYLLESGIGLVLLYLFFVLVLRRETSFQFNRLYLVASLLLAFAVPLTRLPGINLWPTQQEQEVVTLPAFDQAPLDMTTIAPVMESPQEPFDYWLLLYLAYGVGVLVFAIRFLAQIRRLRHFARQTGTAFFLPGQVPVILTHGQLPTFSFWRSIFFDNSQALSPQETERILQHEQVHIHQRHTLDILLVSLAGIVFWFNPLLLLYKKALEQTHEFIADAHVAKDAGTSAYSSLLVKQVLRTADFPLGSYFFLNKSLTLTRIKMMKKLHQSPRLSRLLLVVPTVAILLVAIAAMRPAPVEVPGAPEGTSQLVTKVKDTPVVFPGGPDALSAFVKSNFELPEVAFQKRKSPNDFVKVTAVVEVTIQKNGAPVYRKTTSLQVNPNTPEVGVAVQKQLEKLVQQMPAWAPAQKDGQAVESVEKFSVSRTSGNFVKLEGTDASQQQKTKVTSEAAKIPSKENAKKGSTNVVPETVLVYYPSPDKIPADYKKEKKSSGDVVMPIRTTASGEKIYMIAEKMPEFPGGVPAMRKFLASKIRIPLAAQHSEIEGTMIGAVVVSTSGTVSSVDVVQSLSPSLDQEMKRVLSALPAFTPGELEGKRVPVLYLVPFRIVAKRAAETATKPTDIKTTTVEGQPVFIAVEKMPEFPGGMAAMMQYLKENTVYSEEAKAAKVAGTAVASFIVTSTGKVREVTLLKKLHPSIDQELIKALQNMPLWSPGMQNGKAVNVKFTVPFRVTRQ; from the coding sequence ATGAATGAGACCTTGCTGCAGTACCTGTTAGAATCAGGCATAGGCCTTGTTCTGCTGTATCTCTTCTTTGTGCTGGTGCTCCGGCGCGAAACCTCTTTCCAGTTCAACCGCCTCTACCTGGTAGCCTCTCTGCTGCTGGCTTTTGCGGTGCCCCTCACCAGACTACCGGGCATTAATCTTTGGCCTACCCAGCAGGAGCAGGAAGTAGTCACGCTGCCGGCCTTTGACCAGGCGCCCCTGGATATGACTACAATAGCCCCCGTTATGGAGAGTCCCCAGGAGCCATTTGACTATTGGCTTCTGCTGTACCTGGCTTACGGGGTGGGGGTGTTGGTTTTCGCCATCAGGTTTTTGGCCCAGATAAGGCGGCTCCGGCATTTTGCGCGGCAAACGGGTACGGCTTTCTTTCTGCCCGGCCAGGTGCCCGTTATCCTTACCCACGGGCAACTGCCCACGTTCTCTTTCTGGCGCTCCATTTTCTTTGATAACAGCCAGGCGCTGAGCCCCCAGGAAACCGAACGAATTCTGCAGCATGAGCAGGTGCACATACACCAGCGGCACACTCTTGACATTCTGCTGGTGTCTTTGGCTGGCATTGTTTTCTGGTTTAACCCGCTGCTGCTGCTCTATAAAAAGGCCTTGGAACAAACCCATGAGTTCATTGCCGATGCCCACGTAGCCAAAGACGCCGGTACCAGCGCCTATTCCTCCTTACTGGTAAAACAGGTGCTCAGAACCGCAGATTTCCCCTTAGGCAGTTACTTCTTCCTCAATAAATCCCTCACCCTAACCAGAATCAAAATGATGAAAAAATTACATCAATCGCCCCGACTCAGCCGGTTGTTGCTGGTAGTGCCTACCGTGGCTATTCTTTTGGTTGCCATCGCCGCCATGCGCCCGGCCCCGGTGGAAGTACCCGGCGCTCCTGAAGGAACTTCCCAGTTGGTAACCAAAGTTAAAGACACGCCCGTAGTATTTCCGGGTGGCCCCGATGCCTTGAGTGCCTTTGTGAAAAGCAATTTTGAGTTGCCTGAGGTTGCGTTCCAGAAGAGAAAGAGCCCCAATGATTTTGTGAAGGTGACGGCAGTAGTAGAGGTAACTATTCAGAAAAATGGCGCTCCGGTGTACCGTAAAACCACCAGCCTGCAAGTAAACCCCAACACGCCGGAAGTAGGGGTGGCGGTGCAGAAACAGTTAGAGAAACTGGTGCAGCAAATGCCGGCCTGGGCACCTGCTCAGAAAGATGGCCAGGCAGTGGAGTCTGTAGAGAAGTTCTCCGTTTCCCGGACCAGCGGCAATTTTGTGAAGCTGGAGGGTACCGATGCCAGCCAGCAACAGAAAACCAAGGTAACTTCTGAGGCAGCCAAAATTCCAAGCAAAGAAAACGCAAAAAAGGGCAGTACAAATGTTGTCCCAGAAACTGTACTGGTCTATTATCCTTCTCCAGATAAGATACCTGCTGATTACAAAAAGGAAAAAAAGTCTTCTGGAGATGTGGTAATGCCAATTAGGACGACCGCCTCTGGCGAGAAAATTTATATGATTGCAGAGAAGATGCCAGAGTTTCCGGGAGGAGTGCCCGCCATGCGAAAATTCTTGGCAAGTAAAATCAGGATTCCTTTAGCGGCTCAACACTCTGAAATAGAAGGTACAATGATTGGTGCCGTGGTAGTGTCAACCTCGGGCACAGTGAGCAGTGTGGACGTAGTCCAGAGCCTGTCGCCTAGCCTTGACCAGGAGATGAAAAGAGTACTTAGCGCACTTCCTGCCTTTACCCCCGGTGAATTAGAAGGAAAGCGGGTACCAGTACTATATCTTGTCCCTTTCAGAATAGTGGCCAAACGCGCAGCGGAAACAGCTACAAAACCCACAGACATTAAAACTACTACCGTAGAAGGCCAGCCTGTTTTCATAGCCGTAGAGAAAATGCCAGAGTTCCCCGGTGGTATGGCAGCCATGATGCAGTACCTAAAGGAGAACACCGTTTACTCTGAGGAAGCCAAAGCCGCCAAAGTAGCAGGAACCGCAGTGGCCTCTTTCATTGTCACCAGTACGGGAAAAGTTAGGGAGGTGACGCTGCTCAAAAAACTGCACCCTAGTATAGACCAGGAGCTCATAAAAGCCCTTCAGAATATGCCACTTTGGAGCCCGGGCATGCAAAACGGCAAAGCAGTGAATGTCAAATTCACTGTGCCCTTTAGAGTCACTAGGCAATAA
- a CDS encoding M16 family metallopeptidase, which translates to MTKLPDYHIHTLANGIRVLHKQVPHTKIAHCGFMMDIGSRDELPHEQGLAHFWEHMAFKGTQKRKSFHILNRLESVGGELNAYTTKEKISFYASVLENHFEKAFELLTDITFNSTFPTKEIEKERGVILEEMAMYLDTPEDAIIDEFDSVVFKNHPLGYNILGTRESVSGFTRENFQAFIARNLSTDKLVFCSVSNWPLARVVKLAEKYLGQVPEKTQPRQRLTFDSYTPQTLEVEKAIQQAHCVIGCPAYPLSDPRRLTFFMLVNILGGPGMNSRLNLAVREKHGLVYTIDANYSTYIDTGLFGIYFGTEKKQLKRTIGLVLKEMKLLREKPMGSVQLHTAKEQLMGQLAMAEESNMGFMMMMGKSILDLNTIEGLNDIFAQIKAVTANNLSEMANNTLREENLSFLQYVPA; encoded by the coding sequence TTGACGAAATTACCTGATTACCATATCCATACCTTAGCCAACGGCATTAGAGTGCTGCACAAGCAGGTGCCTCATACCAAAATCGCGCACTGCGGTTTTATGATGGACATTGGCTCCCGTGACGAGTTACCGCATGAGCAGGGCCTGGCCCACTTCTGGGAGCACATGGCCTTTAAAGGTACCCAGAAACGGAAGTCGTTCCATATTCTCAACCGGCTGGAAAGCGTGGGCGGCGAACTCAACGCCTATACCACCAAGGAGAAGATCAGCTTCTACGCCTCGGTGCTGGAGAACCACTTTGAGAAAGCCTTTGAGCTGCTCACCGACATCACGTTTAACTCCACCTTCCCTACCAAGGAGATTGAGAAGGAGCGCGGCGTGATTCTGGAGGAGATGGCCATGTACCTGGACACCCCCGAGGACGCCATCATTGACGAGTTTGACAGCGTCGTGTTCAAGAACCACCCCCTTGGCTACAACATTCTGGGCACCCGCGAGAGCGTGAGCGGCTTTACCCGCGAGAATTTCCAGGCCTTTATTGCCCGCAACCTCAGCACCGATAAGCTGGTGTTCTGCTCGGTGAGCAACTGGCCTCTTGCCCGCGTGGTAAAGCTAGCCGAGAAATACCTTGGGCAGGTACCCGAGAAAACCCAGCCCCGCCAGCGGCTTACCTTTGACAGCTACACGCCTCAGACTCTGGAGGTGGAGAAGGCCATTCAGCAGGCGCACTGCGTGATTGGTTGCCCGGCCTACCCGCTCTCTGACCCGCGCCGGCTTACTTTCTTCATGCTGGTGAACATTCTGGGCGGGCCTGGCATGAACTCCCGCCTGAACCTGGCCGTCCGTGAAAAGCACGGCCTGGTCTACACCATTGATGCCAATTACTCTACCTATATAGACACCGGTCTGTTTGGGATTTACTTTGGCACCGAGAAAAAGCAACTCAAGCGCACCATTGGCCTGGTCTTGAAGGAGATGAAACTGCTGCGCGAGAAACCCATGGGCTCTGTGCAGTTACACACGGCCAAAGAGCAATTGATGGGGCAATTGGCCATGGCCGAGGAAAGCAACATGGGCTTTATGATGATGATGGGCAAGAGCATTCTGGACCTGAACACCATTGAAGGCCTCAATGATATTTTTGCCCAGATCAAAGCCGTGACGGCCAACAATCTCTCAGAAATGGCTAATAATACGCTGCGCGAAGAGAACCTTAGCTTTCTGCAGTACGTGCCGGCTTAA
- a CDS encoding DUF421 domain-containing protein, with protein MEKVFFDSWESVLRTLIIGVLAYAVLVLQLRVSGKRTLSKMNAFDFIVTVALGSTLATVLLSKDVALLDGLLAFGLLILLQFVITWLSVRHAAISDLVKAKPVLLLFQGNYLWEAMKAERITKEEILAAMRSQGISAVEEVGAVVLETEGSLSIIKKIEGNESSVLEDVSKREA; from the coding sequence ATGGAAAAAGTATTTTTTGACAGTTGGGAAAGTGTTCTCAGGACCTTGATCATAGGTGTGCTGGCCTATGCGGTGCTGGTGCTGCAGTTAAGGGTGTCAGGCAAAAGGACCCTCTCAAAGATGAACGCCTTTGACTTTATAGTAACCGTAGCATTGGGCTCCACGCTGGCCACGGTATTGCTGTCTAAAGACGTCGCCTTATTAGATGGCCTTCTGGCTTTTGGGTTATTGATCCTGTTGCAGTTTGTCATAACCTGGCTTTCTGTAAGGCATGCCGCCATTAGTGATTTGGTAAAGGCCAAACCTGTATTACTCCTGTTCCAGGGTAATTATCTTTGGGAAGCCATGAAAGCAGAACGCATTACCAAAGAGGAGATTCTGGCCGCCATGCGGAGCCAGGGAATAAGCGCCGTAGAAGAAGTGGGGGCCGTAGTGCTGGAAACCGAAGGCAGCCTTAGTATTATCAAAAAAATAGAAGGCAATGAGAGCAGTGTGCTGGAAGACGTAAGCAAAAGGGAGGCCTAA
- a CDS encoding DUF2254 domain-containing protein, whose product MRKRLLQYVRKYYNLVIKSIAFYPALISLAFLLVSYLMLTIDFSPYGKSIKSQWDFLTLKDASTARTIAATIAAGILSLTVFSFSMVMIMLNQAASNMSNRVLDSMIGNRFQQWVLGFYIGTIVYALFLLSTIRDIDSGIYVPALSVYLLILLTVVDIFLFIYFLHYVTQSVKYEVIIERIHRQTRQKLEQQLPLRQVPGEVLPLLVQAHEVKMLTSGYFQGFDHKRLVEYSARKNWIFAFLYPVGTFILQGRPFAKVLSPQPITHEEYDQIQLLVDFYRGEPIASNPLYGCKQLVEVAIKALSPGINDPGTAVLSLHVLVDLLSFYLTHFSHHLFYDEEGGLRIVTEETTFQEIFQSTLLPIWDYGKEDRILREAMEQILKQLLEQVPEGENKEVINALWLRVRAQEAMQPY is encoded by the coding sequence ATGAGAAAGAGATTACTGCAATATGTCCGTAAGTACTACAATCTGGTCATCAAGAGTATAGCCTTCTATCCGGCGCTCATTTCATTGGCTTTTCTGTTGGTGTCCTACCTCATGCTTACCATTGATTTCTCGCCTTACGGGAAATCCATAAAAAGCCAGTGGGATTTCCTGACCCTTAAAGACGCCAGCACTGCCCGCACCATTGCCGCCACCATTGCCGCCGGCATTTTGTCTTTGACAGTATTTAGCTTCTCCATGGTGATGATCATGCTGAACCAGGCGGCTTCCAATATGAGCAACCGGGTGTTGGACAGTATGATAGGCAACCGGTTTCAGCAATGGGTGCTGGGGTTTTACATAGGAACCATTGTGTACGCCCTGTTTCTGCTGAGCACCATACGTGATATTGATTCAGGAATCTATGTGCCGGCCTTAAGCGTGTACCTGCTCATTCTGCTCACCGTGGTAGATATTTTCCTGTTTATCTATTTCCTCCATTACGTGACCCAGTCTGTAAAATATGAGGTCATTATAGAGCGCATTCATAGGCAAACCCGGCAAAAACTGGAGCAGCAACTCCCGCTCAGGCAAGTCCCTGGTGAGGTGCTTCCGCTTTTAGTGCAGGCCCACGAGGTGAAAATGCTGACCTCGGGGTACTTTCAGGGGTTTGACCATAAACGGCTGGTGGAGTACAGCGCCCGGAAGAACTGGATTTTTGCTTTTCTGTACCCGGTGGGAACGTTCATCCTGCAGGGAAGACCCTTTGCGAAGGTTCTCTCCCCGCAGCCCATTACCCATGAGGAATACGACCAAATTCAGCTGCTTGTAGACTTTTACCGAGGCGAACCCATAGCCAGTAATCCCCTGTATGGCTGTAAACAGTTGGTAGAAGTAGCAATTAAAGCCCTAAGTCCCGGCATTAACGATCCGGGTACGGCTGTTCTGAGTTTGCATGTATTAGTAGATCTGCTTTCTTTTTACCTCACGCACTTTTCGCACCACCTCTTTTATGATGAGGAAGGCGGGCTACGCATTGTCACGGAAGAGACTACCTTCCAGGAGATATTCCAGAGCACGCTGCTTCCCATCTGGGATTATGGCAAAGAAGACAGAATTCTGAGAGAGGCCATGGAGCAGATCCTGAAGCAATTGCTGGAACAAGTCCCTGAAGGAGAGAACAAAGAAGTGATTAACGCGCTCTGGCTGCGGGTAAGGGCGCAGGAGGCAATGCAACCATATTAG
- a CDS encoding pyridoxal phosphate-dependent aminotransferase, producing the protein MIQKSTRLDNVFYEIRGPIFEKAMDLEKQGYRITRLNIGNPAPFGFDAPDEIVHDMIVNLRNAQGYTDSKGIFAARKAVMHYAQSKHIQDVTVEDIIIGNGVSELILMAMQALLNPDDEILIPSPDYPLWTAAVNLSGGKAVHYVCDEASDWYPDLADIESKITPRTKGLVLINPNNPTGAVYPSEVLDAIVRLAERHQLIVFSDEIYDKILYDGTVHHSTAALSNEVLFLTFGGLSKNYRAAGFRAGWVIISGKKHVAKSYIEGLNALASMRLCSNAPAQFAIQTALGGYQSINDLVLPSGRLHKQREVCYEKLTAIPGITCVKPTGAFYMFPKIDTRKFNIVSDEKLVLDLLIDQHVLLVQGSGFNWKQPDHFRVVYLPTVEELTTTLDKLRQFLADYDQSLLDE; encoded by the coding sequence ATGATACAGAAGAGTACCCGCTTAGATAACGTTTTCTACGAGATTAGAGGTCCCATCTTTGAGAAGGCCATGGACCTGGAGAAGCAAGGCTACCGCATTACTCGCCTCAACATTGGTAACCCGGCGCCCTTCGGGTTTGACGCCCCAGATGAGATTGTGCATGACATGATTGTGAACCTGCGCAACGCCCAGGGCTACACAGATTCCAAGGGGATATTCGCGGCCCGCAAGGCCGTCATGCACTACGCGCAAAGCAAACACATACAAGACGTAACAGTAGAAGACATTATTATAGGCAACGGCGTGAGTGAGCTTATCCTCATGGCCATGCAGGCGCTGCTCAACCCCGACGACGAGATCCTGATCCCCTCGCCGGACTACCCGCTCTGGACCGCTGCCGTGAACCTCTCGGGCGGTAAGGCGGTGCATTATGTCTGTGACGAAGCCTCAGACTGGTACCCAGACCTGGCGGACATAGAAAGCAAGATCACCCCGCGTACCAAAGGCCTGGTACTCATTAACCCCAACAACCCCACTGGCGCCGTGTACCCCTCCGAGGTGCTGGATGCCATAGTGCGGCTAGCCGAAAGGCACCAGTTGATTGTGTTCTCAGATGAGATCTATGACAAGATCCTGTATGACGGCACGGTGCACCACTCCACGGCCGCCTTATCCAATGAGGTACTGTTTCTCACCTTCGGGGGGCTGTCCAAGAACTACCGGGCCGCTGGATTTAGGGCGGGGTGGGTGATCATCAGTGGCAAAAAACACGTGGCCAAGTCGTACATAGAAGGGTTGAACGCCCTGGCCAGCATGCGCCTGTGCAGCAACGCGCCTGCCCAGTTCGCCATCCAGACGGCCTTGGGCGGTTACCAGAGCATCAATGACCTGGTGTTGCCTAGCGGCAGGCTGCACAAGCAGCGGGAGGTATGTTATGAGAAACTGACGGCCATACCTGGTATTACCTGCGTTAAGCCTACAGGGGCGTTCTATATGTTCCCGAAGATTGATACGCGTAAATTCAACATCGTCTCAGACGAGAAACTGGTACTGGATCTGCTCATTGACCAGCACGTGCTGCTGGTGCAGGGCTCGGGGTTCAACTGGAAACAGCCCGACCACTTCCGGGTAGTGTACCTGCCCACGGTAGAAGAACTGACCACCACGCTAGACAAGCTCCGGCAGTTTCTAGCGGATTATGACCAAAGTCTGCTAGACGAATAA
- a CDS encoding transglutaminase-like domain-containing protein: MTNKELKALISLLDDEDPGVVEHVQRKIVELGETITPFLEEAWEESLDPDHQKKLEDLIHDLQFEALLRRMKAWKEEGASDLLYGMWLVNTYQYPDVSLEQLKQTLAELYYEAWVNVRPEMHPYDQVKALNHVLFKLHHFGANTKNFHAPANSMLNQVLESKRGNPLTLCVIYMTLAQKLGLPVYGVNLPNLFILTFKGDVLPQFYINVYNRGLILSKSDIDNYLLQLNLNPIDIFYEPCEPIDIVRRALRNLSLSYEKLNELEKATEIEKLLDVLGVEPTTSHRTSEEAGEDEEGTEDGDFTDEEDE; this comes from the coding sequence TTGACCAACAAAGAACTAAAGGCGCTTATCTCACTGCTGGACGATGAAGACCCCGGGGTGGTAGAGCATGTGCAGCGGAAAATAGTGGAGCTGGGGGAAACCATCACCCCTTTTCTGGAAGAGGCCTGGGAGGAAAGCCTGGACCCCGACCACCAGAAAAAGCTGGAAGACCTGATCCATGACCTTCAGTTTGAGGCCCTCTTGCGGCGCATGAAAGCCTGGAAAGAAGAAGGCGCCTCTGACCTGCTGTACGGTATGTGGTTGGTGAACACCTACCAGTACCCGGACGTGAGCCTGGAGCAACTCAAGCAGACCCTTGCCGAACTCTATTATGAGGCCTGGGTGAACGTACGCCCCGAGATGCACCCCTATGACCAGGTCAAGGCCCTCAACCACGTGCTCTTCAAGCTGCACCACTTCGGGGCCAATACCAAGAACTTCCATGCGCCGGCCAACTCCATGCTCAACCAGGTGCTGGAAAGCAAACGCGGGAACCCCTTGACGCTGTGCGTGATCTATATGACCCTGGCGCAGAAGCTGGGCCTGCCCGTGTATGGCGTGAACCTGCCCAACCTGTTCATTCTTACCTTTAAAGGCGACGTGCTTCCGCAGTTCTACATTAACGTGTACAACCGGGGCCTAATCCTGTCTAAAAGCGATATTGATAATTACCTGCTGCAACTCAACCTCAACCCCATTGACATTTTCTATGAGCCCTGTGAGCCCATTGACATTGTGCGGCGGGCCCTGCGCAACCTCTCCCTTTCGTATGAGAAACTGAACGAACTGGAGAAGGCCACCGAGATTGAGAAACTGCTGGATGTACTGGGCGTGGAACCCACTACTTCCCACAGAACCAGTGAAGAAGCCGGCGAAGACGAAGAAGGTACTGAAGACGGAGATTTCACAGACGAGGAGGACGAATAG